The DNA segment ATTCACACGTTAGATTATCtatctattaattaaaataataaaaaaatattattaatttaaatttttttatttttttatctaatttatttttatcatattttgtaattctaaAGCTCATACCTTAATTAATagtcaaattataattaaattatttaatctaATTGCTCcaattcaaacaaaacatactACCTTCATAAAGGGTGCACGGGTGCCAAATTGTCCATTTGGATAGCAATTGCAGGCAAAAGGGTGCACAGATGCCAAATTGCCAATTTCTAGATGGTTTGTCGTTGATCTTCCCTCGAGCACAGAGCTGttaaattcattcttcaaaAACCGGGCCAAGATTATGCAGCTGCACGTGGATGCAAGTCTTTTTATGGGTGTGGTCAAAGGAAGCTTTAAGACCACTTCTCTGAACCCATCCACATGGATTTGAGTCTGTATATGTTCTGACGTTGCTCTTCAAacaatcttcttctttctttgcttCATGTTGCCACTCTACTTTTGCCTTGTCTGTTACTCTCAAGTTGTGTGTTTCTCATGATTTCTTTCTCATTCCCATGCTCCACCCATCAGTCCATTTCTCATTTGGTCCATCTCACCCCTATACTTAACCAAATtaggtatattattttattacattgcATGATCCATTATGTTCATAAAATATGTCATAAAACATAGTCGTTATGATCGAAGAAGTTCTCGAAGTTACGAATGAAACTTTAAACTCATATCGATCATGAGTTGAGAATGAGAGTTGAACTTTATGAAATCTATTCTCCCATTATTTCTCAGTAGCTTAGTAATACAGCGGTCGACTATTAATTAACTTGTCATTAGTTCCCATAGAGGAAATGGTTTGTTTCATATCAATATATCTTGTACTTGTATACTTATCTCTTCCTTTTATAGGTATGGTATTTATGAAATCACAACttgtttcaaaaatttaaattgatagaaAGAAgtagattttgttatttattttatattttaacactcaTCTTTACGTATAGGCCAGACTCTTATTTAATGAATGATCAAACATgtgacatatttaattaaatgagatagagTATAGAGTTAAGATTTAAACTCAAAAACtaaatctgataccatgtaaagtCACTATATATCTCAAAAGTTTAAGCTAAATTCTTTGAAATGTTGAAGGCACGCTCATGATAGCCAAGTTTACTCTGATCTCATCTAGCCTTCGTGGACAATTAATAGGCCCTACCTCGAACACATCTATTCTCAATTCTCAACCAACTACTAGAAAAAACGACTGCTATTTGTGAGATTTGTGGGATTTATTTGTTTTGGGTAtccaaatcatattaaaaaCCCTTGAATATGGTATTGGAGACGATTGATTGTATTTGGATTGGTATTTGTATTTGAGAACTATCCACACCCATGCaaccttttcttttattaatagaaaaagGTAGATGCTTTACAAATTACAATCACTGGTCTTTAGAGAAAGATAAAAGAAGGTGAGGCCACAAAAACTTATTTTGCACAGTATACACTCCAGTTGCTGCTTTCTCAAGGTTCCAATAAAAGTAAGTCGCCACAACTTTGCACGATTGTCGCATAaaacatttgaatttttaaataaagaagtAATATTACAGTTTTAAATTGTGtaaattctataaattttatttaaaaagaatgaataaattttgtaaactcgctcataaaactaatattaatttataaaaatatctttattttataatatatattgtacaatatattatgaaatgtgtatgagtataattactattataacaatattaccGCCAACTGCAGGTCTTCCATCTCGGTAAAACCGTTAAAAAATAGTAACCTAAGCACTATTTCCACCACTCAACTTACCCAATAAAATCCCAACACATCAGCAAATTTATTGTGTCCTCCACGTGGCAAGACCAACAAGAACTGGAACCAAGACTTTTTTGGCCCTCTACGCTCCCGACGACGCTCCTCCAAGACTTTTCAGTTTGGTGTTAGCCACTTTAGATCTGGACCAACCAAAAAGATTcttacattaaaataatttttttttttattaaccttCGTGTCCCTTAACTGTACAGGAAGTTTCACCTCCAAATCCGGGCTTTATAGTGTTCAATCATTGAGATAAACCGGAACCCACATGCTTTTTCCTTCTGGGGTTTCcatattttttatggtttttgaaaatttgtgcTCAGTTTTTGCCTTCTGATTGTTCTCTTGTTTGAAGTCtagggtttcttcttcttcttcttcttcttcggtaATCAAGTCTTGTGCTTCTAGAGGTGCAATCCTGGGTCATTTAATCATGCCAATGTAGCTTTGCTCCAGCTTCCATACTACCTATTTTTAGTATTCGGTTCGTGATAGTGGCTTTGGTTTTTAGATTATTCTCAGTTAAGATTAACTTGCAGATTTATGGAGTTTCTTgaatttttatagttgtttattaaattttttgggtattttgaaCGTTTGTTCTACTTCATCTTGATTTATTTTCTCGTCATTCTTGGAGGTGTTTCTGGTTTTCGATGTTGAAGTTTCTTCGTATAGAGGTCAGTTAACACAGATTTTTGTCGGGTCTAATAACTGATTTATGTTAATGGTAGTTATGATCTCTTGTCCTTGTCTTTGAAGTAAAGAATTTCTCTCTCTAGCTTGTTGTCTTCGTACGGGTCAGTCGTATATTTTGTTGGGTCAGCTGTCTctgattttttttggttttatgttgttgtcTATTTTGGGGACACAACTCATCTCAAAGTAGCAGTTATACATCTTTTCAATTTCTGGATTTTGTTGGAAAAAGTATATTTAGCTTCATTCGCAAGGAGGGAAAAAAGAGAGCTTCATTTTCTGCTTTTGTTGGAGCATTTTTACAGCCAGAAAGTGTTGCTTGTGTTTCAAAACATTGCGTTTCCTGGAAAAGGTCAGTGCTGGTCTTGGTGGATTGCTTTGTTTGGCTGAGAAATGTTCATTCCCGCTGAAAAAGAACAGATCTCATTGCCTTTAGAAGATGCGAGGGAGTCCTTGAAATCATTCCCTATGGAATCAAACCCAGATTCCCTTGATGGGCTCTCACCGGTTTCTGAGTTGCTCAATTCACCATCGATTCCCGCTATCTATACCGATGTCAATGTCGTTCCTGAGTACGTAAAGAACGAGCTTGAGCAGTCGATATTGAATCTAGAAGGTACTATTTTCAATCTCGGCTTTTAGTTACGGGAGCCTACGCCACCCCAAGCAGTGGAGATAATTGCCATGATATTAACATGTTGCATTGAATtgtttcttcagaggagattgcTCAGTTGAGGCTGAAGCGGCGGTCGTTGGATAAACGGCGGAGAGAAGCATTGAACAAGATATTAGACATCAAAGGTAATTGTGATGGTTGGCTTAATCAGGGTTTCTATTTAAAttaccttcttcttccttctgatATAGCATCCAATTCAATTTTCAGGCAGCATTCGAGTGTTTTGTCGTGTTCGACCATTCCTATTGACAGACAAGAGAAGAATTCATGAACCCATTTCCACTGGGTCGGAGAAGATCGTGATTCAGTTGGCTGGAATAAGGAAAGAATTTGAACTTGATAAAGTTTTTCTGCAACAAGCAAGCCAAGGTTAGTGTACAATTACAATCTGTCAAAGTcttgattatatttttttatccttttttttttttaaaaaaaaatttgggcaGTTTCAGTAAGAGTATCCTGCTTGAGATTTCTGTAGACGATGTTTTTGTTGAGGTGGAACCGATCCTCAAATCGGCACTTGATGGGCATAATGTGTGCGTTTTCGCCTACGGTCAAACAGGCACAGGGAAGACATTTACAATGGTGAGTAATTGATATTTGGATCTAGTTATTACTGGATTTGCATGATTGAATAATGGATTGTAATGAATTTGCAGGATGGGACAAACGAGAAACCAGGAATTCTTCCTCGAGCTCTGAAAGAGCTCTTCAATCAAGCCTCATTGAATAACTCACGTTCTTTGACATTTTCAATGAGTATGCTGGAGGTGTACATGGGTAATCTTAGAGATTTGCTGGTTCCAAAGTCATCCTGCAGAGCATATGGGGCTTTGACACAATGGTATATCTATGATCTAATGTGTCATAAAGATTCGTCATGCACAACTAACTTCTTGGGAAATTTATTACATTGATTGCTTTGATTTGGTTAATTCTACTACAGCAACCTCAACATACAAACAGATTCAAAGGGTTTGGTGGAAATTGAGGGTCTCACAGATGTCCCAATTCCAGATTTTGCAACGGCCAGATGGTGGTATACTAAAGGGAGACGTGTTAGAGCCACTTCTTGGACTAGTGTTAATGAGGCATCTAGCAGATCACACTGGTGGGTTATGGATCTAGATATTTTTTTCAGATAGTCTTGACGGATTAATTTGGTTTGATAATTACGTTATCTGTTTAGCTTTATATATCTAGCCTTACAAGGATCACCGTATATCGACGTGGGGATGCTTCCGAAGCTAAAGTAGAAGTGAGCAAACTGTGGATGGTCGATCTTGGAGGAAGTGAGCGATTATTGAAAACAGGTGCCACTGGACTTACACTTGATGAAGGGCGGGCCATAAATCTCTCTCTTTCAGCTTTAGGTGATGTTATTGCAGCTTTGAGAAAGAAGAGGAGCTATGTGCCTTTCAGGCAAGTCCTCTGATAAGATTTGACTCTCGTCTTTAGTTATCTCCTCATTCTTGTTAGATAAGCCAAGAATGGGTCCCGAAATTTACAATTGCCAGACACAGTTTGTAAATTTCCAGTCGCAAGGAGTAGCCTTCTATGTTGTTCTTTTTCCTCCCAATTAATCTGGAACTCCAACTCAGTACTATTTTCTATATCTTTGGTTTCAGGAATAGCAAGCTAACTCAAATTCTCAAGGATTCCTTAGGTAACATACTCTATTCTTCTTTGTAGCATCCTCAAAATATTAGAAACGATGCACGCTTTGATACCATTTTGTAATGAGCTTATTCTTTAGCATAATTGAGACCCTAGGATAATAGAAAATCAAGCTTCTAGCTGTTTTATACATCAAAGACTCCTCTCCGAGAGTCTAAACCATGCATTTGCGCTTAAAAATGCTTTGCTCATTTTAGCagaaaggaattgttttaggtGAAGTTACTCTATTCTCTTACAATCAATTGGTATAGGTGATCGCTCAAAGGTTTTAATGCTTGTGCTTGTAAGCCCATGTGAAGAAGATACCGCAGAGACAATCTGTTCTTTGAGCTTTGCAAAGAGAGCTAGAGGTGTAGAGTCATATAGAGAATTTCCAGAGGTAGGCttctcaaatttcttatttGGTGGTGTTGTCTGCGCAAACACATTCTTGTAACTGATAATTGTTTCAATGCGTATACAGGAATTGAAGAtacagagagagaaaaggatcatgcttcttgaagaagaaatgaGAGAAGCTGAAGAAGAATGTCAGGAAGTTGGGAAGGAAATACAAAAGGCTGAAATCCTGTTAAGTGAAAACAAAAGGCTTTTGTCAGCTAATTATGGACTCATTGAAGATGAAGTGAAGACCCCCATGAGCGCCAAAGAAGATTTAAAAGAAGCCGCGGGAACTCCTCGAAATTCCAAGAAAGTTACAAAAAGATTAAATCTTTCCAATTCTCAGCCTCGTTTCATGACATCTACTGTGGCCAGTCGCCAAAGGCAAGGTGctgcagaaaaagaaataattggAAGAGCAAGAAGTTTCAGATCAGGGGCTAGAAGTTCCATCCAGTTTCCGGCTTCCCAATCACTTAGTTATTCAGATCCTCGTTTTAAGGCAATTTTACAGAACTCCAATAGAAAATCACGATATGCTGAGACAAGTACTCTCCTCAGAGAGAGTCCCAAATGCAATGGCTTAGATACAAAACTAGACACCTTTCCACGGAGCAAGATGGTTGCTGCATCGGATCCAAACTTTAGAGTTACCCTCTATCGTCATAGAAGAAGAAGGTCTGACATAATCTAGGTCGTGAAAAATGACTGATTGCTGCTCTTCTGGTGAATTTGTATAATGTCTGTCGTTGTTTGAGTTTCACATTCTTTTATCTGGAAAACCGTATACTGGGGAATGTCGTGCCATTAAATGTGGTAATGGGTTGCTTTGCCTAGGCTTACAGATTTTGGATCTTTTGAAGTTGCTTATTTGCATGATCCTTCTTGTCGGGTTGGTGGTATAGCCTTGTTGGGTCCTGTTAATTATTTGTTAACGTGATTTTTGTAACCCAAGTAGGATCAGCAACTTTGTTTGAAGTTTGTAATGATGATGCGacttttttgaataatttgattACTAGTATTCCTAAAACCACAAATGCAGAGCCTGCCGAGCTTTGGGAAACCAGCTATGATTTTGTTCCCACCCCTTTTTGGTTATTATGTATGCACTTTGCCAAACCACATTAATTTACTTGTCTCTATACTCTAGTCCAATATCTAACTTGTCTTGTCCTCTTGCTTGCTACAAAACTTTTTGCCATAATATGTGTACGTTTTGTTGATCTTCATGCCCATGGCATGTTTGCTCTTCTGGCAAGTTAGTCATGATGTTACCTACCCTTTCCATGTACGATCggtttttcttctctctttattcttttatattttgtggGTTCTGGTTGTTGAATATTTTGGATGGGGCCATTTTTCGGTTGAATCCCCAAAACGGAACCCGATTAGCTATTTTGGTAAGCAAGCCCACGCCACCCAAATCAAAATCTAGACTTGGGGCCTGAGGCCTGACCATCCCGATCATTCAGCAAAACTAATCGTTCTCGCTACCGCTACTCATCAATGTCTCATTTTGgtcaattaaattataaaggAAGAGAAATAACAGTGTTCATATATTAATGTAAGCAGCACATGTACTAGCACAAAATGCACTCCTTATCTCGGAAGATCTGTTTGTACTTGAAGAGATCCCTTCCTGTCTGCAACGAATAGTAAGGGATGAGATGTTGTAATCATGTGGTTGAGAAACAGAAGGAATAATGGCTGTGACAGAATTATATGAAGCAGATTAACGTGCTGTCCTGAGAGGAGGGGAAGCAATTGATGAAAAGAGGATCTTAATGGTCTCTCTAGTATGTATATCGAAAGGCCAATGTGATGGTTCACAAACCCGATAGCTAGACTAGCTTTGAATGTCCAGGATGTCAATGTTTGGTGTGATTATATGCCTGTTTCCTATTATACAACCTGTTTGGGTTGATAACATTTGTAATGTttgctacttatcaaaaaaacatTTGTAATGTTTGCTGTTTAACGAGAAGTTCTgatgttttaatatatatatatatatatatatattaatgtttgtGATTCACCATTAATAAAATACTTTCCAGGATTCCAATAATCCGATTCAATACGAAACCCACGATAGTCAAGGTTAAGTTGTTCATATGATAATCAATTCCATAAATATATGTTGTATATAGATACGGTAGAGCCGAAAGAACTacaagaaattgaaattaagaaGCTACCCTTCTGGATGTAGCAAACTTATTGATAAAAAAGAGATGAACTCTGGTTTCGTTTCAAATGCATTCCCCTCAATTTGCATTGGATTATAGAAAAGAGAACCCAGATGAGATACAGCGTCTCGGGTCCACCTCACGTGCATCCCCTCCTTGCCCAATGCCCTCAATGAAGATAGGGGAGTCAAAACGACGTTCTCCAGTCCACGACATTCTCTCCACATAAAAAAGATAAtctttttcttaaagaaaaacaacCCCCCTCCTCCTACTCTGATCCCCATGCTGTCGGTTTCTAATCGGAGAAACGTTGTCTCTTCGCGAAGCAAAATCTTCCTCGATCTGAGATTTTGAGTTTGTTTAGCTAAGATCACACTTAACTAACGGACACAGCGACGAAGACACAGAAACACACACATGGCTCCCCCATCGTCCTTGGCATCACCGAAGGGCGTTGTGGTAACGGTGCCAGTGCTCGTCCTGGCGGCCTCCGTGGCCGCTATATTCTTGTTCTTTCTCTTGTCGTCtctctcctcttgttcttgccCTGCGGGAGTGTCCGTTGCCGGTGGCGACGTCCCCGTGTCCGCTGGTGGTGGTGATGGCGCGGGCCGTGTTTCTGTATCCACGACGAAGGAGGATGTGGAGTGGGTCATGGACCAGATCCGAGTGAATGGCCTCCATATGCAAGACAACGTCCTCCGCAAGGGCATCAACCCCCGCTCCAGATCCCAGCAACTCCAAGATATCCTGCAGTACGTACTCTCCTCCCTCCTCTTTTTCTCGCtctttttatatgtaaatgTATGTCTATGTGAACATATTCCAAATCTTGTGTGGTGATGGAGGAGTTGGTGTGGAGTTTTACATGGGTTTGTGGCATACGTATTTATTGATTCATTATTTGCTCTTTCAATTGAGATTTTGGAGATTTAACTTTATTCTTAGCGCGGGTATTATATGAGTTGCTTCAGGAATTGTCCCAGTTTGTTTAAGTAAAAGTTATTAGGAGGAATCGGGAAAATGATCAGTCGAAATGTGGGTCCCAAAGGTTTCATCAGAAAGGATGAACAATCTGAATTTGAGAGGAAATGCAAGGAAATTTGCGGAGAAATCTTTCTGgaaaagtctctctctctctctctctctctctctctctctctctctcatacacaCGCATACCTACAATGCTCAGTACTTTCGTtggaaattatatattattcacCTCATTGTTGTTTTAAAACAATGGCTAGGTTTTCTGAAATAAGCTTTGTGTTTGCACCTATTTGTTTGCGTCTGGGAAACAAGAGATACTTGGCTACTACAAACATCATGGCGGTAACTTTGAATACTGGTTCTAcaattttgatattatttgcCACAAACTTTGACTAGTGCACTTATTTTTCGGTTAGGGTGActtatgttttgtttgttttatgcTATTCTTAGGTCTGGCAGATGCGTTACCCTGCGTCTTGGCTTGTTGTTTAAGGCTGGGTTGGATGGATCCTGGCTTCAAGTATTGCtaaaagatcatttggttaCTCTGAAGTTCAGAAACAgagagatgataaaaaaaatttaaaacttggaACAGTGGGAACCTGAGAAAACAATACAAAACATAGACTGGAATtgatatctttatttatttatttattttttttattttaaaaatccaTACATGTAGTTTTTTTAGCAAACCTTTAGTTCTCCTCGTTGTggtttctaataaaattttttatttacaaaaagttttgttaacaACCACAGTTGGTGTGTGTGGTCATAAATTCTATATAGTGCTTGTTTGGTCATTTCTTGCAGCTTCAGCATTCTCTCTGTCATACATCTTGATTTCATGTGTGCGTGTGTTTGCTGTGTACAGGTAGGCGTATGTGTTTGATATGCATGCTAGGGTAGTAGGGTTTGTACATTTTCCCTTTTTTGAGAGTTTCTATGACAAACCCTATCAAGACTGTAACCAAATTCCCCTTTCCAGGTTCAAAGGCATATCACATTATGAAGGACCTGAAGCAAACAACCACACTGCCCTACCCTGCCCTGGAGAGCTTCTTGTTGAAGAACACCACAGCAACTATGGTGAACCCT comes from the Carya illinoinensis cultivar Pawnee chromosome 8, C.illinoinensisPawnee_v1, whole genome shotgun sequence genome and includes:
- the LOC122318944 gene encoding kinesin-like protein KIN-14U isoform X1 is translated as MFIPAEKEQISLPLEDARESLKSFPMESNPDSLDGLSPVSELLNSPSIPAIYTDVNVVPEYVKNELEQSILNLEEEIAQLRLKRRSLDKRRREALNKILDIKGSIRVFCRVRPFLLTDKRRIHEPISTGSEKIVIQLAGIRKEFELDKVFLQQASQDDVFVEVEPILKSALDGHNVCVFAYGQTGTGKTFTMDGTNEKPGILPRALKELFNQASLNNSRSLTFSMSMLEVYMGNLRDLLVPKSSCRAYGALTQCNLNIQTDSKGLVEIEGLTDVPIPDFATARWWYTKGRRVRATSWTSVNEASSRSHCLTRITVYRRGDASEAKVEVSKLWMVDLGGSERLLKTGATGLTLDEGRAINLSLSALGDVIAALRKKRSYVPFRNSKLTQILKDSLGDRSKVLMLVLVSPCEEDTAETICSLSFAKRARGVESYREFPEELKIQREKRIMLLEEEMREAEEECQEVGKEIQKAEILLSENKRLLSANYGLIEDEVKTPMSAKEDLKEAAGTPRNSKKVTKRLNLSNSQPRFMTSTVASRQRQGAAEKEIIGRARSFRSGARSSIQFPASQSLSYSDPRFKAILQNSNRKSRYAETSTLLRESPKCNGLDTKLDTFPRSKMVAASDPNFRVTLYRHRRRRSDII
- the LOC122318944 gene encoding kinesin-like protein KIN-14U isoform X2, which produces MDGTNEKPGILPRALKELFNQASLNNSRSLTFSMSMLEVYMGNLRDLLVPKSSCRAYGALTQCNLNIQTDSKGLVEIEGLTDVPIPDFATARWWYTKGRRVRATSWTSVNEASSRSHCLTRITVYRRGDASEAKVEVSKLWMVDLGGSERLLKTGATGLTLDEGRAINLSLSALGDVIAALRKKRSYVPFRNSKLTQILKDSLGDRSKVLMLVLVSPCEEDTAETICSLSFAKRARGVESYREFPEELKIQREKRIMLLEEEMREAEEECQEVGKEIQKAEILLSENKRLLSANYGLIEDEVKTPMSAKEDLKEAAGTPRNSKKVTKRLNLSNSQPRFMTSTVASRQRQGAAEKEIIGRARSFRSGARSSIQFPASQSLSYSDPRFKAILQNSNRKSRYAETSTLLRESPKCNGLDTKLDTFPRSKMVAASDPNFRVTLYRHRRRRSDII